In the genome of Halobacterium noricense, one region contains:
- a CDS encoding DUF7518 family protein: protein MTDDTDVEELEQRVEELEATVRGLTEELVDASERIRTLEAELDRTPSTEELRESREGGVIEPDNDPDTGADEATKPVDGEADDNEESGLDDIIVA, encoded by the coding sequence ATGACTGACGACACCGACGTCGAGGAACTCGAACAGCGCGTCGAAGAACTGGAGGCGACCGTCCGCGGCCTCACCGAGGAACTCGTGGACGCCAGCGAGCGCATCCGCACGCTGGAAGCCGAACTCGACCGCACGCCGAGCACGGAGGAACTCCGCGAATCCCGCGAGGGCGGCGTCATCGAGCCCGACAACGACCCCGACACCGGGGCAGACGAAGCGACTAAACCTGTGGACGGCGAGGCTGACGACAACGAGGAGTCGGGCCTCGACGACATCATCGTCGCGTAG
- the gatB gene encoding Asp-tRNA(Asn)/Glu-tRNA(Gln) amidotransferase subunit GatB, translated as MSTQAATQDLAAVIGLEVHVQLETDTKIFCGCSTDTGDAEPNTHTCPVCLGLPGALPVLNEGAVEAAVKLGKAIDADIPERTRFHRKNYFYPDLPKGFQITQYDAPICQDGELVVTVEDDRRGIGIERAHLEEDPGSLQHVGGSIDTADYTLVDYNRAGTPLMEIVTRPDFRSADEARAFLAKLTDVLEYLGIFDAERDGSLRVDANISMVDAEKLAGGISDEDLEAANRTEVKNISSHKGAQKALSYEITRQRNQIQRGREVEQETRHWDESRGITVSMRSKEEEKDYRYFREADIPPLEVSDWKEQIPIPELPDARRERFREEYDLGAETASKLTSRKAVADLFEELAEEYEPGLAATWVADNVLGELNYRGMEVGDIADRIDEFARLVELVAEDEITAKNADEVVLREMLDEGREPDEVVEAENLGKTTGGEVEAAVAEAIDENPDAVEDYDAGEGGALNFLVGQVMQKTGGSADPGQVNELLREQLD; from the coding sequence ATGAGTACGCAGGCCGCCACGCAGGACCTCGCCGCGGTCATCGGCCTGGAGGTCCACGTGCAACTGGAAACGGACACCAAAATCTTCTGTGGGTGTTCGACCGACACCGGCGACGCGGAGCCGAACACGCACACGTGTCCGGTGTGTCTCGGGCTGCCGGGCGCGCTCCCCGTGCTGAACGAGGGGGCCGTCGAGGCCGCCGTCAAACTCGGGAAGGCCATCGACGCGGACATCCCCGAGCGCACACGCTTCCACCGGAAGAACTACTTCTATCCCGACCTCCCGAAGGGGTTCCAGATTACGCAGTACGACGCCCCCATCTGTCAGGACGGCGAACTCGTGGTGACCGTCGAGGACGACCGCCGCGGAATCGGCATCGAGCGCGCGCACCTCGAAGAGGACCCGGGGAGCCTCCAGCACGTCGGCGGCAGCATCGACACCGCCGACTACACGCTCGTGGACTACAACCGCGCGGGCACGCCGCTGATGGAAATCGTCACGCGGCCGGACTTCCGGAGCGCCGACGAGGCGCGCGCGTTCCTGGCGAAGCTCACGGACGTCCTCGAGTATCTGGGCATCTTCGACGCGGAGCGCGACGGCAGCCTGCGCGTGGACGCCAACATCTCGATGGTCGACGCCGAGAAACTGGCAGGCGGCATCAGCGACGAGGACCTCGAAGCCGCGAACCGCACCGAAGTGAAGAACATCTCCAGTCACAAGGGCGCACAGAAGGCGCTCTCCTACGAGATTACGCGCCAGCGCAACCAGATTCAGCGCGGCCGCGAGGTCGAACAGGAGACCCGCCACTGGGACGAGTCCCGCGGCATCACGGTGTCGATGCGCTCGAAGGAGGAGGAGAAAGACTACCGCTACTTCCGGGAGGCGGACATCCCGCCGCTCGAAGTTTCGGACTGGAAGGAGCAGATTCCGATTCCGGAACTGCCGGACGCGCGCCGCGAGCGGTTTCGCGAGGAGTACGACCTCGGCGCGGAGACCGCCTCGAAGCTCACGTCGCGGAAGGCCGTCGCAGACCTCTTCGAGGAACTCGCCGAGGAGTACGAGCCCGGGCTGGCGGCGACGTGGGTCGCGGACAACGTGCTCGGCGAACTCAACTACCGCGGCATGGAGGTCGGCGACATCGCCGACCGCATCGACGAGTTCGCGCGCCTCGTGGAACTCGTCGCCGAGGACGAGATTACCGCGAAGAACGCCGACGAGGTCGTGCTGCGGGAGATGCTCGACGAGGGCCGCGAGCCCGACGAGGTCGTGGAAGCCGAGAATCTCGGGAAGACCACGGGCGGCGAGGTCGAGGCGGCGGTCGCGGAAGCAATCGACGAGAACCCCGACGCCGTCGAGGACTACGACGCGGGCGAGGGGGGCGCGCTGAACTTCCTCGTCGGCCAGGTGATGCAGAAGACCGGCGGGAGCGCCGACCCCGGCCAGGTGAACGAACTGCTGCGCGAGCAGTTAGATTAG
- a CDS encoding winged helix-turn-helix domain-containing protein gives MAQSEPVEAAASETVLTDVLGGHAKVRILTALLGEPERDLNATEVARLAGIDRSTFYDHIDDLLAYDVVMETRTVGNSTMYQINRESDAAEDLAQLEWDLLEQVE, from the coding sequence ATGGCCCAGTCCGAACCCGTAGAAGCTGCCGCGTCGGAAACCGTCCTCACTGACGTGCTCGGTGGGCACGCGAAAGTCCGGATCCTCACTGCGCTCCTCGGAGAGCCGGAACGTGACCTCAACGCGACGGAAGTCGCTCGGCTCGCTGGCATCGACCGCAGTACGTTCTACGACCACATCGACGACCTGCTCGCCTACGACGTCGTGATGGAAACGCGAACAGTCGGGAACAGCACGATGTATCAGATAAATCGAGAGAGCGACGCGGCGGAGGACCTGGCACAACTGGAGTGGGATTTACTGGAACAAGTGGAGTAG
- a CDS encoding DNA topoisomerase I: MELIVTEKNNAARRIADILSEGGATTDTTAGVNVYEWGGRRCIGLSGHVVGVDFPPEYSDWRDVEPAELVHADVVKEPTQEDIVNALQRLAREADSVVIATDYDREGELIGKEAYELVREVNEEAPIQRVRFSSITDNEVTSAFADPDDVDFDLAAAGEARQIIDLVWGAALTRFLSLSARQMGEDFISVGRVQSPTLKLIVDKEREIEAFEPDDYWELFADLAKEDVEFEAQYFYEGEDGNEAERVWDEDAAERAFSVLREAGEAVVESVSRRTRSDDPPAPFNTTQYIRAAGSLGYSAGRAMSIAEDLYTAGYITYPRTDNTVYPEDLDERDLLSEFEQTVFGDDAETLLGRDDLSPTEGDEETTDHPPIHPTPDFPDRNKLSEDEWEVYELVVRRFFATLAEPAVWQHLRVVADADGESLKANGKRLLEEGYHAVYPYFNTTENYVPDVDEGEHVDLTDPRMEAKQTQPPRRYGQSRLIETMEDLGVGTKSTRHNVIEKLYDRGYIEGDPPRPTTLAKAVVEATEEYADLVVSEQMTSELEGDMTAIAEGEKSLDEVTAESREILDRVFDELTDSREEIGDHLRDSLKADKTLGECPECGDTLLVRRSRTGSYFVGCDGYPECRFTLPLPSTGEPLVLEETCEEHGLHEVKMLAGRDTFVHGCPLCAAEEAEESEDRVIGACPECGAEEGGELAIKQLQTGSRLVGCTRYPDCDYSLPLPRRGDIEITDTYCDEHDLPELVVHDGDDDEPWELGCPICNYEEYQERQRKQGVEALDGIGPATAEKLEEAGIEDVGDLASADADELAETVSGVSEENVREWQAQAD; the protein is encoded by the coding sequence GTGGAACTCATCGTCACAGAGAAGAACAACGCCGCGCGACGCATCGCCGACATCCTCTCGGAGGGAGGGGCAACCACCGACACGACCGCGGGCGTCAACGTCTACGAGTGGGGGGGCCGCCGCTGCATCGGGCTCTCCGGCCACGTCGTCGGCGTCGACTTCCCGCCCGAGTACTCGGACTGGCGGGACGTCGAGCCCGCCGAACTCGTGCACGCCGACGTCGTCAAGGAGCCCACGCAGGAGGACATCGTGAACGCGCTCCAGCGCCTCGCCCGCGAGGCCGACAGCGTCGTCATCGCGACGGACTACGACCGCGAGGGCGAACTCATCGGGAAGGAGGCCTACGAGCTCGTCCGCGAGGTCAACGAGGAGGCGCCCATCCAGCGCGTGCGCTTCTCCTCGATTACGGACAACGAGGTCACGTCCGCGTTCGCGGACCCCGACGACGTGGACTTCGACCTCGCCGCGGCGGGCGAGGCCCGCCAAATCATCGACCTCGTGTGGGGGGCCGCGCTCACTCGGTTCCTCTCGTTGTCCGCCCGGCAGATGGGGGAGGACTTCATCTCGGTGGGCCGCGTGCAGTCCCCGACGCTGAAGCTCATCGTGGACAAGGAACGGGAAATTGAGGCGTTCGAGCCCGACGACTACTGGGAGCTGTTCGCTGACCTCGCCAAGGAGGACGTGGAGTTCGAGGCGCAGTACTTCTACGAGGGCGAGGACGGTAACGAGGCCGAGCGCGTCTGGGACGAGGACGCCGCCGAGCGCGCGTTCTCGGTGCTCCGGGAGGCCGGCGAAGCGGTCGTGGAGTCGGTGTCCCGGCGCACCCGCAGCGACGACCCGCCCGCGCCGTTCAACACCACGCAGTACATCCGCGCTGCTGGCTCCCTCGGATACTCCGCGGGTCGCGCGATGAGCATCGCCGAGGACCTCTACACCGCGGGCTACATCACGTACCCGCGGACGGACAACACGGTCTACCCCGAGGACTTGGACGAGCGCGACCTGCTCTCGGAGTTCGAGCAGACGGTGTTCGGCGACGACGCCGAGACGCTGCTCGGACGGGACGACCTCTCGCCGACCGAGGGCGACGAGGAGACGACCGACCACCCGCCGATTCACCCGACGCCGGACTTCCCCGACCGGAACAAGCTCTCCGAGGACGAGTGGGAGGTGTACGAGCTCGTCGTGCGGCGCTTCTTCGCGACGCTCGCCGAGCCCGCGGTCTGGCAGCACCTGCGCGTCGTCGCGGATGCGGACGGCGAGTCCCTCAAAGCGAACGGCAAGCGCCTCCTCGAAGAGGGCTACCACGCGGTCTACCCGTACTTCAACACGACCGAGAACTACGTGCCGGACGTCGACGAGGGCGAGCACGTCGACCTCACTGACCCCCGGATGGAGGCCAAGCAGACCCAGCCGCCGCGCCGGTACGGCCAGAGCCGACTCATCGAGACCATGGAGGACCTCGGGGTCGGGACGAAATCGACTCGCCACAACGTGATTGAGAAGCTCTACGACCGCGGCTACATCGAGGGCGACCCGCCGCGCCCGACGACGCTGGCGAAGGCGGTCGTGGAGGCCACCGAGGAGTACGCCGACCTCGTGGTCAGCGAGCAGATGACCAGCGAACTGGAGGGCGACATGACCGCCATCGCCGAGGGCGAGAAGTCCCTCGACGAGGTCACCGCCGAATCCCGCGAGATTCTGGACCGGGTCTTCGACGAACTCACTGACTCCCGCGAGGAAATCGGCGACCACCTCCGCGACTCCCTGAAGGCGGACAAGACGCTCGGGGAGTGCCCCGAGTGTGGTGACACGCTGCTCGTGCGGCGCTCGCGGACGGGCTCGTACTTCGTGGGGTGCGACGGCTACCCCGAGTGTCGGTTCACGCTCCCGCTGCCCTCCACGGGCGAACCGCTCGTCTTGGAGGAGACCTGCGAGGAGCACGGGCTCCACGAGGTGAAGATGCTCGCAGGCCGGGACACGTTCGTCCACGGCTGCCCGCTCTGTGCGGCGGAGGAAGCCGAGGAGAGCGAGGACCGCGTCATCGGCGCGTGTCCCGAGTGTGGTGCCGAGGAGGGGGGAGAACTCGCAATCAAACAACTCCAGACCGGTAGCCGGCTCGTCGGCTGCACGCGCTACCCTGACTGCGACTACTCGCTCCCCCTGCCGCGTCGCGGCGACATCGAGATTACCGACACCTACTGCGACGAGCACGACCTCCCCGAACTCGTCGTCCACGATGGCGACGACGACGAACCGTGGGAACTGGGTTGTCCCATCTGCAACTACGAGGAGTACCAGGAGCGCCAGCGCAAGCAGGGCGTCGAGGCGCTGGACGGCATCGGCCCTGCGACGGCGGAGAAACTCGAAGAAGCGGGTATCGAGGACGTCGGCGACCTGGCGAGCGCGGACGCCGACGAGCTCGCCGAGACGGTGTCGGGCGTCAGCGAGGAGAACGTCCGCGAGTGGCAGGCGCAGGCGGACTAG
- the nreA gene encoding DNA repair protein NreA, which translates to MRLDDYIEGLQPDESAQRRQLAEEKSYEVLDYLDDVESGFESAVQGDTLVGATAPSVFVGRSSYPNVSAGILSPVAGGADPEEYATSGEWYQQGLDIDNVLQYRTGLLNSRRSANVNVHDVWDGFVGTQREVAMADRPVDVEIGLSDTPDFDASEYTNPAANAPSGPNASAESAALTENPHVPRYVEKTLEDDDWAAEGAMTYLYRRGFDVYDINRVLSVGALGQADHRRLVPTRWSITAVDDTIGQFLRGKIRDNPSVNRVTVHVNEYMGNRYWVVLAPGSWEYELVEMKAPGSIWNPDPAGDIWMASASEGYEGRSGYVDETAGAYYASRLGVLEHLDSIGRQAKALVLREVSDDYWAPVGVWQVRESVRNAFDTEPGESQSFHGAVREAVDHLPVSLGALRRKSSMVAGVQSDLSEFS; encoded by the coding sequence GTGCGTCTCGACGACTACATCGAGGGACTCCAGCCCGACGAGTCCGCCCAGCGACGCCAGCTCGCCGAGGAGAAGTCCTACGAGGTGCTGGACTACCTCGACGACGTCGAATCCGGGTTCGAGTCCGCCGTACAGGGGGACACGCTCGTCGGCGCGACCGCGCCGTCGGTGTTCGTCGGCAGGTCGTCGTATCCGAACGTCTCCGCGGGCATTCTCTCGCCGGTCGCGGGCGGCGCGGACCCCGAGGAGTACGCGACCAGCGGCGAGTGGTACCAGCAGGGCCTGGACATCGACAACGTGCTCCAGTACCGGACGGGCCTGCTGAACTCGCGGCGCTCCGCGAACGTCAACGTCCACGACGTCTGGGACGGCTTCGTCGGCACGCAGCGCGAGGTCGCGATGGCCGATCGGCCGGTGGACGTCGAAATCGGGCTCTCCGACACGCCGGACTTCGACGCCAGCGAGTACACGAACCCCGCGGCGAACGCGCCCTCCGGCCCGAACGCGAGTGCGGAGTCCGCGGCGCTCACGGAGAACCCCCACGTGCCGCGGTACGTCGAGAAGACCCTGGAGGACGACGACTGGGCGGCGGAGGGCGCGATGACGTATCTCTACCGCCGCGGCTTCGACGTCTACGACATCAACCGCGTGCTCTCCGTGGGCGCGCTCGGGCAGGCCGACCACCGCCGGCTCGTCCCGACGCGGTGGTCGATTACGGCCGTCGACGACACGATTGGGCAGTTCCTCCGCGGGAAGATTCGGGACAACCCCAGCGTGAACCGCGTCACCGTCCACGTCAACGAGTACATGGGGAACCGCTACTGGGTGGTGCTCGCGCCCGGCTCGTGGGAGTACGAGCTCGTGGAGATGAAGGCCCCGGGCAGCATCTGGAACCCGGACCCCGCGGGCGACATCTGGATGGCGTCCGCCAGCGAGGGCTACGAGGGTCGCTCGGGCTACGTCGACGAGACCGCGGGCGCGTACTACGCGTCCCGCCTCGGCGTGCTCGAACACCTCGACAGCATCGGCCGGCAGGCGAAGGCGCTCGTGCTCCGCGAGGTCAGCGACGACTACTGGGCACCCGTCGGCGTCTGGCAGGTCCGGGAGAGCGTCCGCAACGCATTCGACACCGAGCCGGGCGAGAGCCAGTCGTTCCACGGCGCCGTCCGGGAAGCCGTCGACCACCTCCCCGTCTCGCTGGGCGCGCTGCGCCGCAAGTCCAGCATGGTCGCGGGCGTCCAGAGCGACCTCTCGGAGTTCTCGTAG
- a CDS encoding CPBP family intramembrane glutamic endopeptidase, translating into MSAVSTGRPRLRAVLVAFGVALLGFALAIPAGLVVGSVYTVATGNQIGPVASLGVSMVSLQGIAFPAAAWVYVRRRGLSWDYVPASVPDLDDFKYVVGAYVAAFAALYAISVVLALTSTEAATNTGATTALEHPEIIPYLIPLQLLLIGPGEELLFRGIIQGRLRERFDAWPAIVVASLAFAPAHILALSGGPTAVLVSISVLFVPSVLFGYTYEKTGNIAVPALTHGLYNATLFTLMYVAVTYAPEATGEATSLLAF; encoded by the coding sequence ATGAGCGCTGTCTCTACTGGCCGCCCACGACTGCGCGCGGTCCTCGTCGCGTTCGGCGTCGCCCTCCTCGGTTTCGCGCTGGCGATTCCAGCAGGCCTCGTCGTCGGGAGCGTCTACACGGTCGCCACGGGCAACCAGATCGGTCCGGTGGCGAGTCTCGGCGTCTCGATGGTCTCGCTGCAGGGCATCGCGTTCCCGGCGGCCGCGTGGGTGTACGTCCGGCGGCGCGGGCTCTCGTGGGACTACGTGCCTGCCTCCGTCCCCGACCTCGACGACTTCAAGTACGTCGTCGGCGCGTACGTCGCCGCGTTCGCCGCGCTGTACGCCATCAGTGTCGTGCTCGCGCTCACCTCCACGGAAGCCGCGACGAACACGGGTGCGACGACCGCGCTCGAACACCCCGAAATCATTCCGTACCTGATTCCGCTCCAGTTGCTGCTCATCGGCCCGGGCGAGGAACTCCTCTTCCGCGGCATCATCCAGGGCCGGCTCCGCGAGCGCTTCGACGCGTGGCCCGCTATCGTCGTCGCATCGCTGGCGTTCGCGCCCGCACACATCCTCGCGCTCTCCGGCGGCCCGACGGCCGTCCTTGTCTCCATTAGCGTGCTGTTCGTGCCCAGCGTGCTGTTCGGGTACACGTACGAGAAGACCGGGAACATCGCCGTCCCCGCGCTCACGCACGGCCTCTACAACGCCACGCTGTTCACGCTGATGTACGTCGCGGTGACGTACGCGCCGGAAGCAACCGGCGAAGCGACATCGCTGCTCGCGTTCTAG